Proteins encoded in a region of the Thermocaproicibacter melissae genome:
- a CDS encoding GNAT family N-acetyltransferase: MATLLQEGLEVMLIRRPEPSDKRVMTAMMKEFYNTDAVLHPVPESNFDKTFDLLFMGRHYADAFLAEENGMAAGYALLSLTWSNEAGGLTVWLEEIYVRPEYRGMGIGKSLITRVFREYKDKAVRFRLETEPLNNAARRLYKSLGFQEFPYYQMALDMSANRI; this comes from the coding sequence ATGGCAACTTTGTTGCAGGAGGGACTTGAAGTCATGCTGATTCGCAGGCCGGAGCCCAGCGACAAGCGGGTGATGACCGCCATGATGAAAGAGTTTTATAATACCGACGCCGTGCTGCATCCAGTGCCGGAAAGCAATTTTGATAAAACCTTTGACCTGCTGTTTATGGGCAGGCATTATGCCGATGCATTTTTGGCAGAAGAAAACGGGATGGCCGCTGGATATGCCTTACTTTCGCTCACATGGTCCAATGAAGCGGGCGGGCTGACGGTTTGGCTCGAGGAGATTTATGTTCGCCCCGAGTACCGCGGCATGGGAATCGGCAAAAGCCTGATTACCCGTGTGTTCCGGGAATATAAGGACAAGGCGGTACGCTTCCGTTTGGAGACGGAACCACTCAATAACGCGGCCCGGCGGCTTTACAAAAGCCTCGGCTTTCAGGAATTCCCCTACTACCAAATGGCCCTCGATATGTCCGCAAACAGGATATGA
- a CDS encoding ABC transporter ATP-binding protein yields the protein MELTLERLSKRYQDKWAVRDFSIDIRPGVYGLLGPNGSGKSTLMRMLVDVLQPTEGRILFDGHDISTMGEEYRDKLGYLPQNFGVYKNFTAHRFLLYIAALKGLDRKTAERKIDELLEFVNLKEMKNNKIKTFSGGMKQRLGIAQSLLNDPHILVLDEPTAGLDPNERIRFRNLISEISSDRIVLLSTHIVSDIEYIAKEVIVMKKGTLLDAAPPDALVKEIEGKVWCARIQESDLLEMKQHYTISNIMRQSDGLEVRIVSDEMPVSGAVPVNPGLEDYYLYHFGEEANLTFCMD from the coding sequence ATGGAATTGACATTAGAGAGACTATCAAAACGCTATCAGGACAAATGGGCCGTGCGAGATTTTTCGATTGACATTCGGCCGGGGGTCTATGGCCTCCTTGGGCCGAACGGTTCCGGAAAATCCACCTTGATGCGGATGTTGGTAGACGTGCTGCAACCTACGGAAGGCCGGATTTTGTTCGACGGGCACGACATAAGCACCATGGGAGAGGAATACCGGGACAAGCTCGGTTATCTTCCGCAGAATTTCGGCGTCTATAAAAACTTTACGGCGCACCGGTTTCTCCTATATATTGCGGCGCTCAAAGGCCTTGACCGGAAAACGGCGGAACGCAAAATTGATGAGCTTCTTGAATTCGTCAATCTGAAAGAAATGAAAAACAATAAAATAAAAACATTTTCCGGAGGAATGAAGCAGCGCCTCGGCATTGCCCAGTCTTTGCTGAATGACCCGCATATTCTGGTTCTTGACGAACCGACTGCTGGGCTTGACCCAAACGAGCGCATCCGCTTCCGCAATCTGATTTCCGAGATTTCGTCCGACCGAATCGTTCTGCTTTCCACGCACATTGTTTCCGATATCGAGTATATCGCAAAAGAAGTAATTGTAATGAAGAAGGGTACGCTGCTTGATGCAGCCCCACCCGATGCGTTAGTAAAAGAGATTGAAGGGAAAGTATGGTGCGCGCGCATACAGGAATCCGACCTTTTGGAAATGAAGCAGCATTATACTATTAGCAACATTATGCGGCAAAGTGACGGCCTTGAGGTTCGCATCGTTTCCGATGAGATGCCCGTTAGCGGAGCGGTACCGGTAAACCCCGGACTGGAGGATTATTACTTATACCATTTTGGTGAGGAGGCAAATCTCACCTTTTGCATGGATTAA
- a CDS encoding RNA polymerase sigma factor gives MEYREVRDAILNLPEEQREAILLFYYNGYKIREISEITDTCEATVKSRIHQAVGKLKKSLFGGECYEEIRK, from the coding sequence TTGGAATATCGCGAGGTGCGCGACGCCATATTGAATTTGCCGGAAGAACAGCGTGAAGCGATTCTCCTCTTTTACTACAACGGGTACAAAATACGCGAGATATCGGAAATCACCGATACGTGCGAAGCTACGGTGAAATCTCGAATCCATCAGGCTGTGGGGAAATTGAAGAAATCACTTTTCGGAGGTGAATGCTATGAGGAAATACGAAAATAA
- a CDS encoding class I SAM-dependent rRNA methyltransferase — protein sequence MKQTRIFPKITVTPKAEHSILAGHPWIYYTEITAAEPYENGALVDVINQKGSYLGTGFISEHSKIRVRLISRNANDTFDEAFWERRLRYAWEYRKTVMGEDISCCRVIFGEADSFPGLTVDLFENILVTQTLSLGMEKMKPVLFPLLARILTEDGRKIDGIYERNDVAIRALEGLEQNKGFFPLAGVPLPQTTKTEITENGVRYIVDYENGQKTGFFLDQKYNRRAAAKICRGKRVLDCFTDTGSFALNAALGGAEHVHAVDISADAIHAAEENARLNGLEDRVDFETANVFDLLPQLVENARGQYDVVILDPPAFTKSRKTVNSAERGYKEINYRAMKLLPRGGYLITCSCSHFMTDELFRKMLHSAAADAQVALRQVEARQQAPDHPILWNVPETNYLKFYIFQVV from the coding sequence ATGAAACAAACACGTATTTTCCCAAAAATTACCGTGACGCCCAAAGCGGAACACAGCATCCTTGCCGGGCATCCGTGGATTTATTATACAGAAATCACCGCGGCGGAGCCGTATGAAAACGGCGCCCTTGTTGACGTAATCAACCAAAAGGGCAGTTACCTCGGAACGGGGTTTATCAGTGAGCACTCCAAAATCCGCGTAAGGCTCATTTCACGCAACGCGAACGATACTTTCGACGAGGCATTCTGGGAGCGCAGGCTGCGCTATGCTTGGGAGTACCGAAAAACCGTCATGGGCGAGGATATTTCCTGCTGCCGCGTGATTTTCGGGGAAGCCGATTCGTTCCCGGGCCTCACGGTGGACCTTTTCGAGAATATTCTTGTAACGCAGACGCTCTCGCTCGGCATGGAGAAAATGAAGCCGGTGCTGTTTCCGCTTCTTGCCCGCATCCTGACGGAGGACGGGAGGAAAATCGACGGCATCTATGAGCGCAACGATGTTGCCATCCGTGCGCTGGAGGGACTCGAGCAGAACAAGGGCTTTTTCCCGCTTGCCGGCGTACCGCTTCCGCAGACAACGAAAACGGAAATTACCGAGAACGGCGTGCGCTATATAGTAGACTATGAAAACGGCCAGAAAACTGGGTTTTTCCTAGACCAGAAATACAACCGCCGCGCCGCCGCGAAGATTTGCCGCGGCAAGCGCGTGCTTGACTGTTTTACCGACACGGGCTCCTTTGCGCTGAACGCTGCGCTCGGCGGTGCCGAGCACGTCCATGCCGTGGACATTTCCGCTGATGCCATCCACGCGGCGGAGGAGAATGCAAGGCTCAACGGCCTTGAGGACCGCGTGGACTTTGAAACCGCCAATGTATTTGACCTTCTGCCGCAGCTCGTAGAAAACGCGCGCGGGCAGTATGACGTTGTCATTCTTGACCCGCCGGCGTTTACGAAATCGCGCAAAACGGTGAACAGCGCCGAACGCGGATACAAAGAGATTAACTACCGCGCCATGAAGCTCCTGCCCCGCGGCGGATACCTCATAACCTGCTCCTGCTCGCACTTTATGACGGATGAGCTGTTCCGAAAAATGCTTCATTCCGCGGCGGCGGACGCGCAGGTGGCGCTCCGCCAGGTGGAGGCGCGCCAGCAGGCGCCGGACCACCCGATTCTGTGGAACGTGCCGGAAACAAATTACCTGAAATTCTATATTTTTCAGGTCGTTTGA